Proteins encoded together in one Novipirellula caenicola window:
- a CDS encoding TatD family hydrolase, which translates to MTLTLFDTHAHLNTDAFDGIVDDVITRAKDAGVVGINVVGIDVKTSRRACELAAAYPDYLFATIGIQPNSAAEAGEEDFAQIKAMVSQVGVKAIGETGLDCYWDDTPLPLQHDYFDRHMQLCRDTGLPMVIHMRESGDLIVEQLQRQSSVPAGIMHSFTGNIALGKQCLEMGLHLSFAGMVTFKKSDDLRAVAAIVPDDKLLVETDAPYLSPEPLRGKRPNEPARVAHTLRCLADVRGVSPERLAAITTENACRLFGLPV; encoded by the coding sequence ATGACGCTCACGCTCTTTGATACTCACGCTCATCTCAATACCGATGCCTTTGACGGAATCGTTGACGACGTGATCACACGTGCCAAGGATGCGGGGGTGGTCGGAATCAACGTGGTTGGGATTGATGTGAAAACCAGTCGCCGCGCGTGCGAGCTTGCCGCAGCGTATCCGGATTACTTGTTTGCCACGATCGGGATCCAACCGAACTCGGCCGCCGAAGCGGGCGAAGAAGATTTTGCCCAGATCAAAGCGATGGTTTCCCAAGTTGGCGTCAAAGCGATCGGCGAAACGGGATTGGATTGTTATTGGGACGACACGCCACTGCCGTTGCAACACGACTACTTTGATCGTCACATGCAGTTGTGTCGCGACACGGGATTGCCGATGGTGATCCATATGCGTGAAAGTGGCGATTTGATTGTCGAGCAATTGCAGCGGCAATCGTCGGTGCCCGCAGGCATCATGCACTCGTTCACCGGCAATATCGCGCTGGGCAAACAGTGTTTAGAGATGGGGCTGCACCTCAGTTTCGCCGGAATGGTGACGTTCAAAAAGAGTGATGATTTGCGTGCCGTTGCGGCAATCGTTCCCGACGACAAATTGCTCGTTGAAACCGACGCCCCCTACCTCAGCCCCGAACCACTGCGAGGCAAACGGCCCAACGAACCGGCGCGCGTGGCTCACACGCTTCGCTGTCTCGCCGATGTCCGAGGCGTATCGCCCGAGCGATTAGCGGCGATCACCACTGAAAACGCCTGCCGTTTGTTTGGATTGCCGGTTTAG
- a CDS encoding phosphatidate cytidylyltransferase: MNVLSQISTAASDLLSSLRPSVCGFRPSGMLASADGVLANAQWLSNRTYILLAVIITALGIATVVGEVLSRREPMGIESALIARFKHKVRVWWMMLAIFVFGFVLHRVGVVVLFGFVSFWALREFITMTPTRRGDHRTLFWVFFIFTPLQYILIGLGSSPPSWITTDPNRDFYDFYSIMIPVYASLFIPARAAIAGDYKRFLERSAKIQSGLLICVYSLSYAPALLDLDLVQTGKIPWNGSNVSLLVFFVLIAQLASVFERAWGKLAGRKVIAEKINASRTWEGFLGSMVTTGLVAAALSWATPFHPWEAWILGAVVTVMACAGTMTMSAIKRDRGVTDTGTLVQGHAGLLDQIDTICFAAPVFYHLTRFFWSV; this comes from the coding sequence GTGAACGTTTTAAGTCAAATTTCCACCGCCGCATCCGACCTGCTGTCGTCGCTACGCCCGAGCGTTTGTGGCTTTCGACCAAGCGGGATGCTAGCCTCGGCCGATGGCGTGCTAGCAAACGCGCAGTGGCTTTCCAATCGCACCTATATTCTGCTGGCAGTGATCATCACGGCACTTGGCATCGCCACGGTGGTTGGCGAAGTGCTCTCGCGTCGTGAACCGATGGGGATTGAATCGGCGCTGATCGCGAGGTTCAAGCACAAAGTCCGCGTGTGGTGGATGATGCTGGCGATCTTTGTGTTCGGCTTTGTGCTGCACCGCGTCGGGGTCGTCGTGCTGTTTGGTTTCGTTTCCTTTTGGGCGCTGCGTGAATTCATCACGATGACGCCCACGCGGCGAGGCGATCACCGCACGCTGTTTTGGGTGTTCTTTATTTTCACCCCGCTGCAGTACATCTTGATTGGACTGGGCAGCAGTCCGCCCAGCTGGATCACGACGGACCCCAACCGTGATTTTTATGATTTCTACAGCATCATGATTCCAGTTTATGCGAGTCTGTTTATCCCGGCCCGGGCGGCGATCGCCGGCGATTACAAACGGTTTCTCGAACGCAGCGCCAAGATTCAATCGGGGTTGTTGATCTGCGTCTACTCGCTCAGTTACGCGCCGGCGCTACTGGACCTTGATTTGGTGCAAACCGGCAAAATTCCTTGGAACGGCAGCAACGTCAGCCTGCTCGTTTTCTTTGTCTTGATCGCACAGCTCGCCTCGGTGTTCGAACGCGCCTGGGGGAAACTTGCCGGTCGCAAAGTGATCGCCGAGAAAATCAACGCATCGCGAACCTGGGAAGGTTTCTTGGGCTCGATGGTGACCACGGGACTGGTCGCTGCGGCGCTTTCCTGGGCCACTCCGTTTCATCCGTGGGAAGCTTGGATCCTGGGGGCCGTCGTGACCGTGATGGCATGTGCCGGAACGATGACGATGAGTGCAATCAAACGCGACCGAGGCGTCACCGACACGGGAACGCTTGTCCAAGGACACGCAGGACTGCTGGATCAAATCGACACGATCTGTTTCGCCGCCCCCGTCTTCTATCACCTCACTCGTTTCTTTTGGTCGGTATGA
- a CDS encoding zinc metallopeptidase: protein MMLYFLFVLPPFLLGLYAQWKVKSAFAQMSKISTRMSGAQAARRMLDSAGLHSVGIEQVSGMLSDHYDPRAKVLRLSNDVYNGHSMAAVGVACHEAGHAFQDAQNYAPLMIRNTAVPAANFGSGAGIWMLLGGIWFGIPALAWIGVILFAAVVFFQVVNLPVEFNASSRAREQLVAQGIIAGNEEHYVAKVLNAAALTYVAATLQSIMTLAYYLFILLNDRR, encoded by the coding sequence ATGATGCTTTACTTTTTGTTTGTGTTGCCCCCCTTCCTTTTGGGGCTGTATGCCCAGTGGAAGGTGAAATCGGCTTTTGCGCAAATGAGTAAGATTTCGACCCGAATGTCGGGGGCGCAAGCGGCTCGCCGCATGCTGGATAGTGCCGGACTTCATTCCGTGGGAATTGAACAAGTCAGCGGCATGTTGAGCGATCACTACGACCCTCGGGCAAAGGTGCTGCGATTGAGCAACGACGTGTACAACGGTCACAGCATGGCCGCCGTCGGTGTGGCATGTCACGAAGCGGGGCACGCGTTCCAAGACGCACAGAATTACGCGCCGCTGATGATCCGCAATACTGCCGTTCCGGCTGCGAATTTTGGCTCTGGCGCGGGGATTTGGATGCTGTTGGGAGGTATCTGGTTCGGGATCCCAGCGTTGGCTTGGATTGGCGTGATTTTGTTCGCCGCGGTCGTTTTTTTCCAAGTGGTGAACTTGCCTGTCGAATTCAACGCCAGCTCACGAGCTCGCGAACAACTGGTCGCGCAAGGGATCATCGCGGGCAACGAAGAACATTACGTTGCCAAAGTCCTTAACGCGGCAGCACTAACCTATGTCGCAGCAACGCTGCAATCGATCATGACGCTGGCCTATTACCTATTCATCCTGTTGAACGATCGCCGTTAA
- a CDS encoding YjhG/YagF family D-xylonate dehydratase: protein MSEPDYFGALENVAAVQTKAAGPSGKLPLSDEILRNWSSGDLFGLTQSVGMGFDPRRVLGDQYLILSTQGGMRNPDGTPIALGYHTGHWEVGLLVQAAAEQVCQHDGVPFAAFVSDPCDGRTQGTQGMFDSLPYRNDAAMVMRRLIRSLPQRKGVIGIATCDKGLPAMMMALAGSSQLANVLVPGGVTLPPTVGEDAGKVQTIGARYSRGEMSLEEASLEGCRACGTPGGGCQFLGTAATSQVVAEALGMTVPHAALAPSGQPIWTKLARDSADASRQMVLRGQSLRDVLTDDAIFNAMLIHAAVGGSTNLLLHIPAIAAAAGLQRPDAAAFRKINQMVPRFVDCLPNGPVGHPTVRLFLAGGVPEVAWHLREQGLLRADAITVTGKTWNELLDVWQTSDRRQVCRERLVEADGVDPDEVIIPPTEATRRGMTSTVCFPSGNLCPEGSVIKATSIDPSVIDEDNVYRKRGPARVFTTERAAIAAIKGQTEPAIKAGDVIVLIGRGPLGCGMEETYQITSALKYLSFGKEVALITDARFSGVSTGACIGHIGPEALAGGPIAKVRDGDIIEIEVDRVSLTGRVDLVLEPGAAETTVEQRFAAREPHPDLSVEAEMPADTRLWAALQQVGGGTWGGCVYDVDEIVATLQAGLKARQGQRESR from the coding sequence ATGAGCGAACCTGACTACTTTGGTGCTCTCGAAAATGTTGCTGCCGTCCAAACCAAGGCAGCGGGTCCGAGCGGAAAGCTGCCGCTCAGCGACGAGATCCTGCGGAATTGGAGCAGCGGCGATCTGTTCGGATTGACCCAAAGTGTTGGCATGGGTTTTGACCCGCGACGGGTATTGGGCGACCAGTACCTGATCCTCAGCACGCAAGGCGGGATGCGGAATCCTGATGGCACCCCGATTGCGCTCGGTTACCACACGGGGCACTGGGAAGTCGGGTTGTTGGTCCAAGCGGCGGCAGAACAGGTGTGCCAACATGACGGTGTTCCGTTTGCCGCGTTCGTCAGCGATCCGTGCGATGGTCGGACGCAGGGAACTCAGGGCATGTTTGACTCGCTGCCCTACCGCAATGACGCCGCGATGGTGATGCGGCGATTGATCCGATCGCTACCGCAGCGTAAAGGCGTGATCGGCATTGCAACCTGTGACAAGGGATTGCCTGCGATGATGATGGCGCTGGCCGGATCCAGCCAACTTGCCAACGTATTGGTGCCGGGCGGGGTGACGCTTCCGCCCACCGTGGGTGAGGACGCAGGCAAAGTGCAAACGATCGGCGCCCGCTATTCACGCGGTGAAATGTCGCTCGAAGAAGCATCGCTCGAAGGCTGCCGAGCGTGCGGAACCCCGGGGGGTGGTTGTCAATTCTTGGGAACGGCGGCGACTAGCCAAGTCGTGGCCGAAGCTCTTGGGATGACCGTGCCACACGCGGCGCTGGCACCGAGCGGGCAACCGATTTGGACCAAGCTGGCTCGCGATTCGGCCGACGCATCGCGACAAATGGTGCTGCGAGGCCAATCACTTCGCGACGTGTTGACCGACGATGCGATCTTCAATGCGATGCTGATCCACGCCGCGGTTGGTGGCAGCACAAATTTGTTACTGCACATCCCCGCGATCGCAGCGGCGGCGGGTCTTCAACGCCCCGATGCGGCGGCGTTTCGCAAGATCAACCAGATGGTGCCTCGCTTTGTCGACTGTCTGCCCAATGGTCCCGTTGGACATCCGACGGTGCGATTATTTTTAGCAGGCGGGGTCCCCGAGGTCGCATGGCACCTGCGAGAACAAGGACTGCTTCGCGCCGACGCAATCACGGTCACCGGCAAGACATGGAACGAACTGCTCGACGTGTGGCAGACCAGCGATCGACGGCAAGTTTGTCGTGAACGACTTGTCGAAGCAGACGGTGTCGATCCCGATGAAGTGATCATCCCGCCAACCGAAGCGACGCGACGCGGGATGACCAGCACCGTTTGCTTTCCCAGCGGCAATCTTTGTCCCGAAGGATCGGTGATCAAAGCCACGTCGATCGATCCAAGTGTGATTGACGAAGACAACGTCTATCGCAAACGAGGTCCGGCCCGAGTTTTCACCACCGAGCGGGCGGCGATCGCCGCAATCAAGGGACAAACCGAACCGGCGATCAAAGCGGGTGACGTGATCGTGTTGATCGGCCGCGGTCCGCTGGGATGCGGTATGGAAGAAACGTACCAAATCACCTCGGCACTAAAATACTTGTCGTTCGGCAAAGAGGTGGCCTTGATTACCGATGCCCGATTCTCGGGGGTCAGCACCGGGGCCTGCATTGGGCACATCGGTCCCGAAGCATTGGCGGGCGGCCCGATTGCCAAAGTCCGCGATGGCGACATCATCGAAATCGAAGTCGACCGGGTTTCGTTGACGGGCCGAGTCGATTTGGTGCTCGAACCGGGGGCGGCCGAAACGACGGTCGAGCAGCGGTTTGCCGCACGTGAACCGCACCCGGATTTATCGGTCGAAGCAGAAATGCCCGCCGATACAAGATTGTGGGCGGCGCTTCAGCAAGTCGGCGGGGGGACGTGGGGCGGCTGTGTGTACGATGTCGATGAGATCGTAGCGACGCTTCAAGCGGGACTAAAGGCAAGACAGGGGCAACGAGAAAGCCGTTGA